A stretch of the uncultured Cohaesibacter sp. genome encodes the following:
- a CDS encoding ribokinase, translated as MSITVFGSLNLDLTVTVDHMPQPGATNHASGLHRGLGGKGANQAVAATKLASCPVRFVAAMGQDAFGESLVEDLKALNVNVDDMVVFPDSDTGMAFIHVDTNSQNTITVVGGANMAWPPEGPDDQAYAGCKVALFQLETPLEATLSAMRKARAAGATVILDPAPVAKHGMSDLMAEADIITPNETEAAAIVGKMPCDFDDAIEVAKDLCRQGPKIAIVKLGAKGLAFATSDGETGSIEPFKVKSIDTVAAGDSFNGGLAAALAEGLPLTEALRFASAAGALATTKTGASEAVPTREQVLELLAVS; from the coding sequence ATGTCAATTACGGTTTTCGGATCTCTCAACCTCGACCTCACTGTCACAGTCGATCACATGCCTCAACCTGGCGCGACCAACCATGCGTCCGGTCTGCATAGAGGACTGGGTGGCAAAGGGGCAAATCAGGCCGTGGCAGCCACCAAATTGGCGTCATGCCCGGTCCGCTTCGTCGCGGCGATGGGGCAGGATGCCTTCGGTGAAAGTCTGGTTGAGGATCTGAAAGCCTTGAATGTCAATGTCGATGACATGGTGGTCTTTCCCGATTCCGACACGGGAATGGCCTTCATCCATGTGGACACGAACTCGCAAAACACCATCACGGTTGTGGGTGGGGCCAATATGGCTTGGCCACCCGAGGGGCCTGATGATCAGGCCTATGCCGGCTGCAAGGTGGCCCTGTTTCAGCTTGAAACACCCCTTGAAGCAACGCTTTCAGCCATGCGGAAGGCTCGGGCTGCCGGGGCAACCGTCATTCTTGATCCTGCCCCCGTCGCAAAGCACGGCATGAGCGACCTCATGGCCGAGGCTGATATCATTACGCCCAATGAAACCGAAGCGGCTGCCATTGTCGGCAAAATGCCTTGCGATTTTGACGATGCCATCGAGGTTGCAAAAGACTTGTGCCGACAAGGTCCGAAGATCGCCATCGTCAAGCTCGGTGCCAAGGGGCTTGCATTTGCCACCTCTGATGGCGAGACAGGCTCAATCGAGCCTTTCAAGGTCAAATCCATCGATACGGTCGCAGCTGGCGACAGTTTCAATGGCGGTCTGGCCGCAGCACTCGCAGAAGGCTTGCCGCTTACCGAGGCCCTCCGCTTCGCATCCGCAGCCGGTGCCTTGGCGACGACCAAAACAGGGGCCAGCGAAGCGGTGCCCACGCGAGAGCAGGTTCTTGAGCTGCTTGCCGTGAGCTGA
- a CDS encoding dihydrodipicolinate synthase family protein, whose product MAKEFAGIIPVMLTPFTDDNKIDFEGYANLIEWYIENGAQAMFAVCQSSEMQFLSLEERVELARFTVDKVAGRVPVMASGHVSDGLEDQKAELAAMVETGVDAIVLVTNRLDPEEKGAEIFRSNLDALLDFLPADMPLGLYECPAPYRRLLSDDEVTYCAKSGRFVIVKDVSCDLETVKRRVALVEGTPMKICNANAAIAVPAIRAGSAGFCGVFTNIHPDFYRWIQDHGEEYPELAEELAVYMVLSAAIEPMGYPKLAKLYHQRRGTFSSIHSRTIPFDIEEKFWALGAVIDRVEQGNEQFRAKIKALGA is encoded by the coding sequence ATGGCAAAAGAATTCGCCGGTATCATCCCGGTCATGCTAACCCCTTTCACCGATGACAACAAAATCGACTTCGAAGGCTATGCCAATCTGATCGAGTGGTATATCGAAAATGGCGCTCAGGCCATGTTCGCGGTTTGCCAATCGTCCGAAATGCAGTTTCTCTCGCTGGAAGAACGGGTCGAGCTTGCGCGCTTCACAGTGGACAAGGTGGCAGGGCGCGTGCCCGTCATGGCATCGGGACATGTTTCTGATGGCCTTGAAGACCAGAAAGCCGAGCTTGCCGCCATGGTGGAGACCGGGGTCGATGCCATCGTACTGGTCACCAACCGGCTCGATCCAGAAGAAAAAGGGGCCGAGATTTTCCGCTCCAATCTCGATGCGCTGCTCGACTTCCTGCCAGCCGACATGCCGCTGGGGCTTTATGAATGCCCAGCTCCCTATCGTCGTCTGCTGAGTGACGACGAAGTGACCTATTGTGCCAAGTCCGGCCGGTTCGTCATCGTCAAGGATGTCTCGTGCGATCTTGAAACGGTCAAGCGGCGTGTGGCTCTGGTGGAGGGCACTCCGATGAAGATCTGCAATGCCAATGCAGCCATCGCCGTCCCTGCCATCCGCGCCGGGTCTGCCGGGTTCTGCGGCGTATTCACCAATATCCATCCTGATTTCTATCGCTGGATTCAGGATCATGGTGAAGAATATCCAGAACTGGCAGAAGAGCTGGCCGTCTATATGGTCCTGTCTGCAGCGATCGAGCCGATGGGCTATCCGAAACTGGCAAAGCTCTATCATCAGCGTCGTGGCACCTTCTCTTCCATTCACAGCCGCACCATTCCCTTCGATATTGAAGAGAAATTCTGGGCGCTTGGTGCGGTCATTGATCGGGTCGAACAAGGGAACGAACAGTTCCGCGCCAAAATCAAGGCTCTGGGAGCATAA
- a CDS encoding phosphoglycerate dehydrogenase has product MTKQKILVLTEQFTNECPLFDPLREAGYDVEVNETGRLPDEAKLKAMLAKDVVATIAGGEPYTPDVLANAKDLKMIARWGVGYDKVNVPAATAHDIPLAMAFGQNHESVAEYAHAMALSLACGIGRRDAMVHGGKWTFDGFHPGLWERTAGLIGLGRIGGAMARRLVGQSMHVLVYDPYVTDEQAKAAGVEKCDLDTLLAQSDLISVHAPSTPETRHTLNAEAFAKMKDGVIIVNTSRGPLIDEKALFDALKSGKVYGAGLDVFETEPLPADSPLRECDNVILSPHVSGMDKMAEARVTTRCVDNILAWLHGDPKELLPYVVNPETLKLDR; this is encoded by the coding sequence ATGACCAAGCAGAAAATTCTTGTTCTGACAGAACAATTTACCAATGAATGCCCCTTGTTCGATCCTTTGCGTGAAGCGGGATATGACGTCGAGGTGAATGAAACAGGCCGCTTGCCAGACGAAGCCAAGCTCAAGGCAATGCTGGCAAAGGATGTGGTCGCCACCATTGCCGGTGGTGAGCCCTACACACCGGATGTGCTCGCCAATGCCAAGGACCTGAAAATGATCGCCCGTTGGGGTGTCGGATATGACAAGGTCAATGTCCCGGCTGCAACGGCGCATGATATTCCGCTCGCGATGGCCTTTGGCCAGAATCACGAAAGCGTTGCCGAATATGCCCATGCCATGGCCCTGTCGCTTGCCTGCGGCATTGGGCGACGCGACGCGATGGTGCATGGCGGTAAATGGACCTTTGACGGTTTTCATCCCGGCCTATGGGAGCGCACAGCTGGCCTCATTGGCTTGGGCCGCATCGGCGGAGCCATGGCGCGCCGTCTGGTGGGCCAGAGCATGCATGTGCTGGTCTATGATCCCTATGTGACGGATGAGCAGGCCAAGGCGGCTGGCGTAGAGAAATGTGATCTCGACACACTCTTGGCGCAGAGCGACCTCATTTCCGTGCATGCCCCTTCCACGCCAGAGACACGGCATACCCTGAATGCTGAAGCGTTTGCCAAGATGAAAGACGGTGTGATCATCGTCAACACATCACGCGGGCCATTGATCGACGAAAAAGCGCTGTTCGATGCCCTCAAATCCGGCAAGGTCTATGGGGCGGGTCTTGATGTCTTTGAGACCGAACCTTTGCCCGCTGACAGCCCCTTGCGCGAGTGTGACAATGTCATCCTCAGCCCCCATGTCTCCGGCATGGACAAGATGGCAGAGGCGCGCGTGACGACCCGCTGTGTCGACAATATTCTGGCTTGGTTGCATGGGGACCCGAAAGAGTTGTTGCCCTATGTCGTCAATCCCGAAACCCTGAAACTTGACCGGTAA
- a CDS encoding TRAP transporter large permease has product MSPAAIFSTFFFLVFIGAPIAIALGLTGAGAAWFANLPMVIIPTRFFSSLDNFALLAAPFYIFAGEVMNRGGITETLITFAAKITRFVSGGAAYANILASVLFAGISGTAIADTAALGKIFINGMPKQGYTKEFSAAVTVASSMIGPIIPPSVIMIVYASVAQVSIIKLFVSGIVPGIMLGGACAVIVLYTSLTKGLPKGEIKAVDKSDRQLALETALVFSIPLFIIFGTLSGVFTATEAGGIACVYAMVLGRFVLKTLSGRDMLSCMRASMRTTASLYLVIAGASVLSYILTVTGAISSVRSLTFLFADDPTIFLFFVLGVLLIAGFFLEPGVQVLLLAPIFLPISRSLGIDEMQFAMVFLLSGTMSLMTPPVGICLFVAAQIGKISIGRMFWAITPFLIAQIIAISLLILVPDLVTFLPNMVK; this is encoded by the coding sequence ATGAGCCCCGCAGCCATCTTCTCCACCTTCTTCTTTCTTGTATTCATCGGCGCTCCGATTGCCATTGCCCTTGGCTTGACCGGGGCGGGCGCTGCATGGTTTGCCAATCTGCCCATGGTAATCATCCCAACGCGCTTCTTTAGCTCGTTGGACAACTTTGCCCTGCTGGCGGCACCTTTCTACATCTTCGCCGGTGAAGTGATGAACCGGGGCGGGATCACCGAGACCCTGATCACCTTCGCAGCCAAGATCACGCGCTTTGTCTCCGGTGGCGCGGCCTATGCCAACATTCTGGCTTCCGTGCTGTTTGCCGGCATTTCGGGCACTGCCATCGCCGATACCGCAGCGCTTGGCAAGATCTTCATCAACGGCATGCCCAAACAGGGTTACACCAAGGAATTCTCCGCTGCGGTCACCGTTGCCAGTTCGATGATCGGTCCGATCATCCCGCCATCGGTGATCATGATCGTCTATGCCTCGGTCGCTCAGGTCTCCATTATCAAGCTGTTCGTCTCGGGCATCGTGCCCGGCATCATGCTCGGTGGCGCCTGTGCCGTGATCGTGCTCTATACTTCATTGACGAAAGGCTTGCCCAAGGGTGAGATCAAGGCCGTCGACAAATCGGATCGCCAATTGGCTCTCGAGACCGCTCTTGTCTTCTCCATCCCGCTTTTCATCATCTTTGGCACCCTGTCCGGCGTCTTCACGGCAACCGAGGCCGGTGGTATTGCATGCGTCTATGCGATGGTGCTGGGGCGCTTTGTCCTCAAAACCTTGTCGGGCCGCGATATGCTGTCCTGCATGCGGGCTTCCATGCGCACCACCGCCAGCCTTTATCTGGTGATCGCAGGCGCATCGGTCCTTTCCTACATCCTGACGGTTACAGGTGCTATTTCTTCGGTTCGCTCGCTGACATTCCTGTTTGCCGACGATCCGACCATCTTCCTGTTCTTCGTTTTGGGTGTGTTGCTGATTGCAGGCTTCTTCCTTGAGCCAGGTGTGCAGGTTCTGCTGCTGGCCCCGATCTTCCTGCCCATTTCGCGCAGTCTGGGTATCGACGAAATGCAGTTTGCGATGGTTTTCCTTCTGTCCGGCACCATGAGCCTGATGACCCCTCCGGTTGGCATTTGTCTCTTTGTTGCGGCCCAGATCGGCAAGATCAGCATCGGGCGCATGTTCTGGGCCATCACTCCGTTCCTGATCGCACAGATCATCGCCATTTCCCTTCTCATTCTTGTGCCGGATCTCGTCACGTTCCTGCCCAACATGGTCAAATGA
- a CDS encoding TRAP transporter small permease subunit, which yields MASSLTQTYLRWTAALSNATEYISVAIFAGIVSVNFLAVLARYVFNNPIGWSEEALRYAIVWAVYLVAGATFRHGEQMMIDLILIIPSDTIKRIAALLSLLTTLVLAAVIVVLGLPFLLDTGQVSPSMRLPMWIPYASVVVGYFMIALQAVAGYMEGSTHSLEEVVQ from the coding sequence ATGGCTTCTTCTCTGACGCAGACTTATCTGCGTTGGACAGCGGCACTGTCCAACGCAACAGAATATATATCCGTGGCGATCTTTGCCGGGATCGTCTCTGTCAATTTCCTCGCCGTTCTGGCCCGTTATGTCTTCAACAATCCCATTGGCTGGAGCGAAGAAGCTCTTCGTTATGCCATTGTCTGGGCAGTCTATCTGGTGGCCGGGGCAACATTTCGCCATGGCGAGCAGATGATGATCGATCTCATCCTCATCATTCCTTCAGATACCATCAAGCGCATTGCCGCCCTGCTGTCGCTTTTGACGACCCTGGTGCTAGCCGCTGTCATTGTTGTGCTTGGTCTGCCGTTCCTGCTTGATACCGGTCAGGTCTCCCCGTCAATGCGTCTGCCTATGTGGATCCCCTATGCCTCTGTGGTCGTTGGCTATTTCATGATCGCGCTGCAGGCCGTCGCTGGCTACATGGAAGGGTCGACCCACAGCCTTGAGGAGGTCGTTCAATGA
- a CDS encoding TRAP transporter substrate-binding protein yields the protein MKPSAKLLAGVAAAAFTALMSFSVQAETLRFATTLPEADNPETHAMKAFEQYVEFHTNGEIDVQLLHGGVGGDRELLENVRNNIFQMTATTDGALASFYPGVQVFSIPYLFRSSRTAVEFMNNSPVMDEFTASVEEEAGLRIIGFAADGFRNFVNNKHPIKVPADVEGLKLRSMESPVMIALMKSLGAAPTPIPFPESAMAIRQGVVDGGENPPSTVINGGWAEVIKYMSLDEHIFSAVFAYANPDFLDGLSDQNRAAVMDGVNLYTTIMLAGKGQGYLSDTQRIKDMGVEVYVNTPDEKKAFGEKAQKPVREFLSKELGADYVNKFVSAVADTEAKLYGK from the coding sequence ATGAAACCTTCAGCAAAACTGTTGGCTGGCGTTGCCGCCGCAGCATTCACCGCCCTTATGTCTTTTTCAGTTCAGGCAGAAACGCTTCGCTTTGCAACGACCCTGCCTGAGGCTGACAATCCCGAAACCCACGCCATGAAGGCATTCGAGCAGTATGTCGAATTCCATACAAATGGTGAGATCGATGTGCAGTTGCTGCATGGTGGTGTTGGCGGTGATCGTGAGCTCCTCGAAAATGTCCGCAACAACATCTTTCAGATGACCGCGACGACCGATGGCGCTCTGGCTTCCTTTTATCCTGGCGTTCAGGTCTTCTCGATTCCTTACCTGTTCCGCTCTTCACGCACCGCTGTCGAATTCATGAACAATTCCCCGGTTATGGATGAATTCACCGCAAGTGTCGAAGAAGAGGCCGGCCTGCGCATCATTGGTTTCGCCGCTGATGGCTTCCGCAATTTCGTCAACAACAAGCATCCGATCAAAGTGCCCGCTGACGTCGAAGGCCTGAAGCTGCGTTCGATGGAAAGCCCGGTCATGATCGCGCTGATGAAGAGCCTCGGGGCTGCCCCAACTCCGATTCCGTTCCCGGAAAGTGCGATGGCAATTCGTCAGGGTGTTGTCGATGGTGGCGAAAACCCACCCTCTACCGTCATCAATGGCGGTTGGGCAGAAGTCATCAAATATATGTCTCTGGACGAGCACATTTTCTCAGCCGTATTTGCATATGCCAATCCGGACTTTCTTGATGGTCTGAGCGATCAGAACCGCGCAGCTGTGATGGATGGTGTGAACCTCTACACCACGATCATGCTGGCTGGCAAAGGGCAGGGCTATTTGTCCGATACACAGCGGATCAAGGATATGGGTGTTGAAGTCTATGTGAACACGCCCGACGAGAAAAAGGCATTTGGTGAGAAAGCCCAGAAACCCGTTCGGGAATTCCTCTCCAAAGAGCTCGGCGCGGACTATGTCAACAAGTTCGTCTCTGCTGTTGCAGATACCGAAGCTAAGCTTTACGGGAAATAA
- a CDS encoding GntR family transcriptional regulator, protein MKDDIMLKTPINRQTRDTTGTSRGTGGISLKHEAYERVVELLDQGKLVPGQMVSQRELVEMTGSTLGSIREAISRLQADGLLQTLPKRGLMVPTMDVSFVADAYELRRILELSAVHSAINHLPEEMITGWIDRHEAILENIKTDSDQDQADEMQKLDWSMHDALIGSKHNALISEVYRVNSIKIHMVVQSRLQVTPFNAERVIGEHLNILRPLLDGDADAATKALDLHISNSLQLALTGKL, encoded by the coding sequence TTGAAAGACGATATTATGCTCAAGACACCCATCAACAGGCAGACGCGCGACACAACCGGAACATCCCGTGGGACTGGCGGCATTTCGTTGAAACATGAGGCCTATGAGCGCGTCGTCGAGTTGCTGGATCAGGGCAAGCTCGTGCCCGGACAGATGGTTTCCCAGCGTGAGCTGGTGGAGATGACGGGATCCACATTGGGCTCAATTCGCGAAGCGATATCGCGCTTGCAGGCCGATGGCTTGCTTCAGACTTTGCCAAAGCGCGGTCTGATGGTCCCGACAATGGATGTCTCATTCGTCGCTGATGCCTATGAGTTGCGACGCATTCTTGAATTGAGCGCCGTGCACTCGGCCATCAACCATCTGCCCGAAGAGATGATCACCGGTTGGATTGATCGGCACGAAGCTATTTTGGAAAATATCAAGACGGACTCCGATCAGGATCAGGCCGATGAAATGCAAAAGCTTGACTGGTCGATGCATGATGCACTGATTGGCTCAAAGCATAACGCCTTGATATCCGAAGTTTACCGCGTCAATTCCATAAAGATTCATATGGTCGTGCAATCCCGCCTGCAGGTCACTCCCTTCAATGCAGAACGAGTTATCGGCGAGCATCTCAACATCTTACGCCCATTGCTGGACGGTGATGCAGATGCTGCCACAAAAGCACTCGACCTGCATATCAGCAATTCTTTGCAACTCGCCCTGACCGGAAAGCTGTAA
- a CDS encoding ABC transporter substrate-binding protein, which translates to MRRHLLFASVFAAVLSATTAFAAPPPLVLAVGGEPATGFDPIMGWGRYGNPLFQATLLRLDADLNMVGDLATDWSLSDDRLVWTVALREDAKFSDGTQLTAEDVAFTFNKARDAGGLTDMKILKEARATSPFTVELELTKPQITFTSQLVALGIVPKDSYGDDYARHPLGAGPFKMVEWREGEQLIVEPNPYWHGEKIAFPRVTFVFGEETVALNLARSGAAHLVAVPPTDSEQVPNGMHVEYVDTVDNRGISFPMLPAGDKTKDGLPIGNDVTADRAIRVAINQGLDRKALVALALNGHGTPAYGPVDGLPWDNPDARIKGSDVETAKATLDAAGWRDDNGDGVREKDGLEARFPLVYPASDSLRQALALGAAEQMRALGIIAEPRGLSWDAIGKEIHASAILFGWGSHDPSEIYALYHGSNAGVEWYNPGYYRNPVVDAHLDAAQSAASFEASLPEWKAAQWDGKTGFSAKGDAPWVWMVNIDHAYWISDCLDIGPVQTEPHGHGYPITQGLPSWKWTCE; encoded by the coding sequence ATGCGCCGTCACCTGTTGTTTGCCTCTGTTTTTGCTGCCGTTCTGTCTGCCACGACCGCTTTTGCTGCCCCACCTCCATTGGTATTGGCCGTGGGTGGAGAGCCAGCAACCGGTTTTGATCCGATCATGGGTTGGGGGCGGTATGGCAATCCGCTGTTTCAGGCAACGTTGCTGCGTCTGGATGCTGATCTGAATATGGTGGGCGATCTGGCAACTGACTGGTCCCTGTCTGATGACCGCCTCGTTTGGACCGTTGCTCTGCGTGAGGACGCCAAATTCTCGGACGGCACGCAGCTAACTGCCGAGGATGTTGCCTTTACCTTCAACAAGGCGAGAGACGCAGGTGGTCTGACGGACATGAAAATCCTCAAGGAAGCCCGCGCGACTTCGCCTTTCACAGTCGAACTGGAACTCACCAAGCCGCAGATCACATTCACTTCACAACTTGTGGCGCTGGGCATTGTGCCAAAGGACAGCTATGGGGATGATTATGCGCGTCATCCGCTTGGAGCCGGGCCATTCAAGATGGTTGAATGGAGAGAAGGCGAGCAACTGATTGTCGAGCCCAATCCCTATTGGCATGGCGAAAAGATTGCTTTTCCGCGTGTGACATTCGTCTTTGGTGAAGAGACAGTGGCGCTTAATTTGGCACGATCTGGCGCTGCACATCTGGTTGCCGTTCCCCCAACAGACTCCGAACAGGTCCCCAATGGAATGCATGTGGAATATGTTGACACGGTCGACAACCGAGGCATTTCATTTCCCATGCTTCCCGCAGGCGACAAGACAAAAGATGGCTTACCGATTGGCAACGATGTGACCGCTGATCGCGCCATTCGCGTCGCCATTAATCAGGGCCTTGATCGCAAGGCATTGGTCGCCCTCGCCCTCAATGGACATGGCACGCCCGCTTATGGCCCGGTTGATGGTCTGCCTTGGGACAATCCCGATGCACGGATTAAAGGCAGCGATGTGGAGACAGCGAAAGCGACACTTGATGCAGCAGGATGGCGGGATGACAATGGTGATGGCGTCCGCGAAAAAGACGGTCTGGAAGCCCGGTTCCCGCTTGTTTACCCAGCCTCTGATTCCCTGCGCCAAGCGCTGGCTTTGGGTGCCGCAGAACAGATGCGCGCGCTCGGAATCATCGCCGAGCCCCGCGGACTGAGTTGGGATGCCATCGGCAAAGAAATACATGCCAGTGCAATTCTGTTCGGCTGGGGATCCCATGATCCGTCCGAGATCTACGCCCTTTATCACGGCAGCAATGCCGGTGTTGAATGGTATAATCCGGGTTATTATCGAAATCCTGTTGTCGATGCCCATTTGGATGCCGCTCAGTCTGCCGCAAGCTTTGAAGCGTCTCTGCCTGAATGGAAAGCAGCACAATGGGATGGCAAAACGGGTTTCAGCGCCAAGGGCGATGCGCCTTGGGTCTGGATGGTCAACATAGACCATGCCTACTGGATCAGCGATTGCCTCGATATCGGTCCTGTCCAGACCGAACCCCACGGCCACGGCTACCCGATCACGCAAGGGCTTCCGTCCTGGAAATGGACCTGTGAATGA
- a CDS encoding ABC transporter permease: MSRYRWLIRLLRERFIRLLWLLPLAMVGLFTLIRLAPVDPVQAYVGARIALVGPDQRAAIAEAWGLNDPVPEQFLRWLSHLLQGDLGDSMLFNALVSEVIMARWPASLSLIGTAFLFSFVIGTSLGLISAATRGHWPDRFIRAFAVTLAVSPSFWLALMFIALFSIQLGWLPACCSSSPGLTIAQVTLGDRLRHLILPAITVSIVGIAPLILHTRARARAFLEGPAARHLKAHGARDLPLLVGPGLRHALGPALTVHLAGAGELIGGSVLAETIFSWPGLGEATVRAAKGADAPLLMGVALATLAVVFVGNMLADICAYLLDPRLRERSPDRRKGRRKARLFATEIDRTSEGKL, from the coding sequence ATGAGCCGGTATCGTTGGCTCATAAGGCTGCTGCGTGAACGCTTCATCCGTCTGCTGTGGCTTCTGCCTTTGGCGATGGTCGGCTTGTTCACCCTCATCAGGCTTGCCCCGGTTGATCCGGTACAAGCCTATGTGGGAGCGCGTATCGCTCTGGTCGGACCGGACCAACGTGCAGCGATTGCCGAGGCTTGGGGTCTTAATGATCCCGTGCCAGAACAATTCCTGCGCTGGCTCTCCCATCTTCTCCAAGGGGACCTGGGCGATAGCATGCTGTTCAATGCTCTGGTCAGCGAGGTGATCATGGCCCGTTGGCCAGCATCGCTATCCCTGATCGGCACGGCCTTTCTTTTCTCCTTTGTGATCGGCACGTCTTTGGGCCTGATCTCTGCTGCAACAAGAGGTCATTGGCCGGACAGGTTCATCCGGGCCTTTGCGGTCACGCTGGCGGTTAGCCCCAGTTTCTGGTTGGCTCTCATGTTCATTGCCTTGTTCTCGATACAGCTTGGTTGGCTTCCTGCCTGCTGCTCTTCATCGCCCGGTCTGACCATCGCACAGGTGACGTTGGGCGACAGACTGCGCCACTTGATCCTGCCTGCAATTACCGTATCGATTGTAGGCATTGCTCCTCTGATCTTGCACACGAGAGCAAGGGCCCGCGCCTTCCTGGAAGGGCCTGCTGCGCGTCACCTCAAAGCTCATGGCGCTCGCGATTTGCCGCTTCTTGTTGGTCCCGGCCTGCGGCATGCCCTTGGGCCTGCACTCACAGTTCATCTGGCCGGTGCGGGAGAATTGATCGGCGGCTCGGTTCTCGCAGAAACCATCTTTTCCTGGCCAGGTCTGGGGGAAGCAACGGTGCGCGCAGCCAAGGGAGCCGATGCGCCGCTCCTGATGGGTGTCGCACTGGCAACACTGGCCGTGGTGTTCGTTGGCAATATGCTGGCAGACATCTGCGCCTATCTGCTCGATCCCCGTTTGCGCGAAAGGTCGCCTGACAGACGCAAAGGGCGCCGAAAGGCACGGTTGTTCGCGACAGAAATCGACAGGACCAGCGAGGGGAAATTGTGA
- a CDS encoding ABC transporter permease: MTDLTEKSRIAEWSEETGLKARPVGRMHASRIRQQAVISGLIALTLVIGVFAYSLMVSPDDLRVSPSMRMLAPSLEHVFGTDLLGRDMLLRTVLALGQSIGIGLFAGVVSTALAVVFGLLASINKVTDQIVGIATELFLGLPHFVLLMLVAYAAGGGVKGVILGVGLTHWPRLARVLRHETQSVLASDYVAVSHGLGRSPLWVARRHLLPHLIPQIIAGFILIFPHAILHEAGLSFIGLGVPPHLPSIGVILSESLRALGSGLWWLAFFPGLGLLLVALSFEIFGESLRRVSDPDEGVA, from the coding sequence GTGACGGATCTCACTGAGAAATCGCGTATTGCCGAATGGTCAGAAGAAACTGGGCTCAAAGCAAGACCTGTCGGCCGAATGCATGCATCTCGCATTCGGCAGCAGGCGGTCATAAGCGGTCTTATCGCCTTGACGCTTGTGATCGGTGTTTTTGCCTATTCCTTGATGGTCTCCCCTGATGACCTTCGCGTTAGTCCTTCCATGCGAATGCTCGCGCCGTCTCTGGAGCATGTGTTCGGCACGGATCTGTTGGGCCGGGACATGCTGCTGCGCACTGTATTGGCCCTTGGCCAATCCATCGGCATTGGGCTTTTTGCGGGTGTCGTTTCAACCGCTCTGGCGGTCGTGTTCGGACTTCTGGCCAGTATCAACAAGGTCACAGACCAGATAGTCGGAATTGCCACAGAGCTGTTTCTTGGCTTGCCTCATTTCGTGCTGCTGATGCTCGTCGCCTACGCGGCGGGCGGTGGCGTCAAGGGTGTCATCCTCGGAGTTGGCTTGACCCATTGGCCTCGCCTTGCTCGTGTGTTGCGTCATGAGACCCAAAGTGTTCTGGCATCGGACTATGTTGCCGTATCCCATGGGCTGGGACGCAGTCCATTGTGGGTTGCGCGGCGGCATTTATTGCCTCATCTCATCCCTCAAATCATAGCGGGCTTCATTTTGATCTTTCCTCACGCCATTCTGCATGAGGCAGGCCTTTCATTCATCGGCCTGGGCGTGCCACCGCATCTGCCCTCCATTGGTGTCATTCTGTCTGAATCCCTGCGGGCTCTCGGTTCGGGTCTTTGGTGGCTGGCTTTCTTCCCCGGTTTAGGCCTGCTGCTTGTAGCCTTATCCTTCGAGATATTCGGGGAATCCTTGCGTCGCGTGTCCGATCCTGACGAAGGAGTTGCCTGA
- a CDS encoding ATP-binding cassette domain-containing protein, which produces MLMVENLSVYFRQHDGTRLAPIRDVSFTLPRGELAGLIGGSGAGKSLIAEALIGNLPHNAEISGRMAFDSQPMQQGSLALAPQSRDALDPLCPVGHQVDRFAKLAGRTCDVPELFETLGLSAESIEQWPHELSGGMAKRVLLATALATGADCIIADEPTAGLDGEAADRIMTLLASLAAHGKAILVISHDLLRLVQIANQMVILEEGKQVEATTAEAFHQGRLAHPFTKALWQAQTWESFASNTQEGNKHAAG; this is translated from the coding sequence ATGCTGATGGTCGAAAACCTGTCTGTCTATTTCCGGCAGCATGATGGCACCCGGCTTGCCCCGATCAGAGATGTCTCTTTCACCCTGCCACGCGGAGAACTGGCCGGATTGATTGGAGGATCGGGAGCAGGCAAGAGCCTGATTGCTGAGGCACTTATCGGCAACCTGCCACACAATGCCGAAATTTCCGGACGAATGGCGTTTGATAGTCAACCGATGCAGCAAGGCAGTTTGGCGTTGGCTCCGCAAAGCAGGGATGCACTGGATCCGCTTTGCCCGGTTGGCCATCAGGTCGATCGGTTCGCAAAGCTTGCCGGTCGGACTTGCGATGTGCCCGAATTGTTCGAGACACTCGGCCTTTCTGCTGAAAGCATCGAGCAATGGCCTCACGAGCTCTCAGGTGGCATGGCCAAACGTGTCCTGCTGGCAACAGCGCTTGCGACTGGTGCGGACTGTATCATCGCCGATGAGCCGACAGCGGGGCTGGATGGAGAAGCTGCGGATCGCATTATGACGCTTCTTGCATCCCTCGCTGCGCATGGTAAGGCCATCCTTGTGATCAGTCATGATCTCCTGCGTTTGGTTCAGATTGCCAATCAGATGGTGATCCTTGAAGAAGGGAAACAAGTGGAGGCGACCACTGCAGAGGCCTTCCATCAGGGTCGGCTCGCCCATCCCTTCACCAAGGCGCTGTGGCAAGCGCAAACTTGGGAAAGCTTTGCTTCCAACACGCAAGAAGGGAACAAGCATGCTGCGGGCTGA